A genomic segment from Antedon mediterranea chromosome 6, ecAntMedi1.1, whole genome shotgun sequence encodes:
- the LOC140052122 gene encoding A disintegrin and metalloproteinase with thrombospondin motifs 3-like, producing the protein MGDTHKVLVLLTVSVQILLICASTAETDESVTMVRPFVSNSEGEFVSFELFNEEDEIRKDYNRVRRSDGSGSTNDPNRYFGMNFYGVILILNLTRNEHLLGPGFSVETATEDGIVDVRASHEKQCFFVGSIVDDEFSEVAISICDGMNGVFKYQGGEYIIEPIIKDRENLDAGMLHKITHFNQDTNTILDFRNDTPDPKNKNKRVDNHFKSRQKREASKYYAEVIVNVDYSMQEFHRTRDLKEYVLTLINIVDQTFHHQSLGTEINFIVTKLVKVGKSVSSKMISPDSMEKSLAKACAWSSRNTYQENGIGKKADINIYLTRLTTKRAGYALVGTVCGDRQSCIIGKDSGLRSALVLAHEIGHLLGFEHDNAKTGCQSAAAKGSLMADKITSQLAGFFWSTCSARLLEKNISNYKCLHDNPFVGGLRQDSLPGIKFTLDDQCYFMHGGDFAHCPWANKAFNKDPCELLLCSSKGNRNYCLHDIAQTPPLEGTECGENMWCRRGQCIPKTPLTEKKKFSWEAKGWTECSKSCGKGWSYKRFQCRRLGDDKIVNNKACKKGNYDQQSIKKECNIKACTEEKKNKPTYAWKLSKWSQCSATCGDNGKQTRKSKCIRTVNGTTKSVNVKRCKKNIKPKTKRNCNRTPCA; encoded by the exons ATGGGAGATACTCATAAGGTTCTGGTGCTTCTAACTGTGTCTGTACAG ATATTGTTAATATGTGCCAGTACAGCAGAAACTGACG AGAGTGTAACAATGGTTCGGCCGTTTGTCTCAAACTCAGAGGGTGAATTCGTATCCTTCGAATTATTTAATGAAGAAGATGAGATCAGAAAGGATTATAATCGTGTACGACGAAGTGACGGGTCTGGTTCAACCAATGACCCAAATAGGTATTTTGGTATGAATTTTTACGGTGTCATCCTGATTCTAAACCTCACCCGTAATGAACATTTACTTGGCCCAGGCTTTTCAGTAGAAACAGCAACTGAGGATGGAATAGTAGACGTCAGAGCATCACATGAGAAACAATGTTTCTTTGTTGGAAGCATTGTCGACGATGAATTCTCAGAAGTAGCCATAAGTATTTGTGATGGAATG AATGGTGTATTCAAATATCAAGGAGGGGAATACATAATTGAACCTATAATAAAAGATAGAGAAAATTTAGACGCTGGAATGCTTCACAAAATTACACACTTTAATCAAGATACCAATACTATATTAGACTTTAGAAATG atACACCAgatccaaaaaataaaaacaaaagagtagataatcattttaaaagtaGACAAAAACGAGAAGCTAGCAAGTACTACGCAGAAGTCATCGTTAATGTTGATTACTCAATGCAAGAATTCCATCGAACACGTGATCTGAAGGAATATGTATTAACACTCAtaaatatt GTAGACCAGACATTCCATCACCAAAGTCTTGGAACAGAAATCAATTTTATTGTTACTAAATTGGTTAAAGTTGGCAAATCAGTG tcGTCAAAAATGATTTCTCCGGACAGTATGGAAAAGAGTTTGGCAAAAGCTTGTGCTTGGTCTAGTCGAAATACATACCAAGAAAACGGAATTGGCAAAAAAGCAGatataaacatatacttaaCCAGACTAACAACAAAACGAGCTG GATATGCTCTCGTCGGTACAGTATGTGGAGATCGACAGAGTTGTATTATTGGCAAAGATTCAGGGCTTCGGTCAGCGTTGGTTTTGGCTCATGAAATTGGTCATTT ACTTGGATTTGAACATGATAATGCAAAGACTGGATGTCAGAGTGCGGCGGCCAAAGGATCATTGATGGCAGACAAGATTACATCACAACTTGCTGGTTTCTTTTGGTCAACATGTAGTGCAAGACTACTCGAAAAGAACATCTC AAATTACAAGTGTCTTCACGACAACCCGTTCGTTGGTGGATTGAGACAGGATAGTCTACCAGGAATCAAGTTTACACTCGATGACCAGTGTTACTTTATGCACGGTGGAGATTTTGCGCACTGTCCATGGGCAAATAAGGCGTTCAAT AAAGATCCATGTGAGTTACTACTTTGTAGTTCAAAAGGTAACCGTAACTACTGCCTGCACGATATTGCACAGACCCCTCCATTGGAAGGAACAGAGTGTGGGGAAAATATG TGGTGTCGAAGAGGTCAGTGTATACCAAAAACACCTTTAACGGAAAAGAAGAAGTTTTCTTGGGAAGCAAAGGGATGGACAGAATGTTCAAAATCTTGCGGAAAAG GTTGGAGCTACAAAAGATTCCAATGCCGACGACTTGGAGATGATAAGATCGTTAACAATAAAGCATGTAAGAAGGGAAACTATGATCAGCAATCAATAAAGAAAGAATGTAATATCAAAGCATGCAccgaagaaaagaaaaataaaccaAC GTATGCTTGGAAATTGTCAAAATGGAGTCAATGCAGTGCAACATGTGGAGACAATGGAAAGCAAACGAGAAAAAGCAAATGTATCCGAACAGTGAATGGAACCACCAAGTCAGTAAATGTTAAgagatgtaaaaaaaatatcaaacccaaaacaaaaagaaactGTAACCGGACCCCATGTGCTTAA
- the LOC140051824 gene encoding low-density lipoprotein receptor-related protein 5-like protein — protein MGKKTKLYWTNSAESKIEAVNTDGTNKTVLFDTNLDTPLAIEVDTINGIRYLYWSNCGNTVQNIERAPLDDLSKRTQIVTGGLVYPSGIALSVSNGKMYWCDSGTDVIEEANLDGTERRIIANLTGHPSDIEVYKNYLYWTDWTGGIHRLDRMTGIQSIESSDSRLIQTGPLYVGPFKVQDDCGGCMNNGTCVSTEDDISTCTCPNGYMGAICEIVVGYCPCALP, from the exons ATgggaaaaaaaaccaaacttTATTGGACGAATTCTGCCGAATCTAAAATCGAAGCCGTAAATACCGATGGAACGAATAAAACGGTTCTATTTGATACTAATTTAGACACGCCGCTTGCGATTGAGGTTGATACTATTAACGG AATCAGATACCTTTACTGGTCTAATTGTGGAAACACCGTGCAAAATATAGAGCGAGCACCATTAGATGACTTGAGTAAAAGAACCCAAATAGTTACGGGCGGACTTGTGTATCCAAGTGGAATTGCTTTATCAGTTTCCA ATGGAAAGATGTACTGGTGTGATTCAGGAACTGATGTCATCGAAGAAGCTAACCTAGACGGAACCGAAAGAAGAATTATTGCTAACTTGACAGGACACCCTTCTGATATTGAAGTTTATAAAAACTATCTGTACTGGACAGATTGGACTGGAGGCATACATCGATTGGATAGAATGACTGGAATACAATCAATCGAGAGTAGCGATAGTCGGTTGATCCAAACAGGACCCTTGTATGTAGGCCCCTTTAAAG TTCAAGATGATTGCGGTGGATGCATGAATAATGGAACTTGTGTTTCTACTGAAGATGATATAAGCACCTGTACATGCCCGAATGGCTACATGGGAGCAATCTGTGAAATAG TTGTTGGATACTGCCCGTGTGCTTTGCCATAA